From Mytilus edulis chromosome 8, xbMytEdul2.2, whole genome shotgun sequence, one genomic window encodes:
- the LOC139487012 gene encoding uncharacterized protein has translation MEKRCPAYFGIIALVVLCAGAFSPGWFVYDTDKCSGIERSYPPYGIEVHMGLFYVVAVGEDFRKVAGYGDFHESSILKISLLEYLIEVIIGIVLCLISVILTITYKKEGTNGVLVGIIIMYIIAGTATFLAVGCWFNGVIFMSHDSGIHMSVPYSLILSCLGAIFSGITMICVSRMHCQLKADRQVKVSQVYFGVVMTEYPQT, from the exons atggaaaaacGGTGTCCTGCATACTTTGGCATAATAGCATTAGTTGTATTGTGTGCTGGTGCCTTCTCTCCCGGGTGGTTTGTTTATGACACTGATAAATGTAGTGGAATTGAACGCAGTTATCCTCCATATGGTATTGAAGTACATATGGGATTATTTTATGTTGTTGCTGTAGGGGAAGATTTCAGAAAAGTTGCGGGCTATGGAGATTTTCATGAATCCAGCATATTAA AAATTAGTTTGCTTGAATACCTGATCGAAGTTATAATTGGAATTGTATTATGTTTAATATCAGTCATACTGACTATTACCTACAAGAAAGAAGGAACAAATGGTGTTTTGGTTGGTATTATCATCATGTACATCATAGCAG GAACAGCTACATTTTTAGCAGTCGGATGTTGGTTTAATGGCGTGATATTTATGTCACATGACTCAGGAATACACATGAGCGTCCCATACTCTTTAATTTTGAGTTGTCTTGGAGCCATCTTTAGTGGGATCACAATGATATGTGTAAGCCGCATGCACTGCCAGCTCAAAGCTGATAGACAAGTAAAAGTGAGTCAGGTGTATTTTGGTGTTGTAATGACCGAATATCCACAGACATAA